From one Desulfurobacterium thermolithotrophum DSM 11699 genomic stretch:
- a CDS encoding metal ABC transporter ATP-binding protein produces the protein MLEGVRVENLTIGYGKPLVKGLSFHMAEGEFWVVVGPNGVGKSTLMKTILGIVPPISGKVYIHGVDCTKRCEERKFLSYVPQMENYSHHFPATAFDVVLSGFFPRFGRFQRITDREKEIALCWMKLLGIDKIANKQFNSLSGGQQRKVLIARALVNNPHYIFLDEPTTGVDLKSSKRILKLIDDLHKKNGFGICMVTHDLNFVWDYIEKVILIGYNKYFIGNKEDILNEDLLSEIYEIDVRIAETKYGPIFLVGDKHI, from the coding sequence ATGTTGGAGGGAGTTAGAGTTGAAAATTTAACAATAGGGTATGGAAAACCTCTTGTTAAAGGGCTTTCCTTTCATATGGCTGAAGGAGAGTTCTGGGTTGTTGTTGGTCCTAATGGTGTTGGTAAAAGTACTCTTATGAAGACTATATTAGGGATAGTTCCACCAATATCAGGGAAAGTTTACATTCACGGTGTGGATTGTACGAAAAGATGCGAAGAAAGAAAATTTTTAAGTTACGTTCCTCAAATGGAAAACTATTCACATCACTTTCCTGCTACAGCTTTTGATGTTGTTCTATCAGGTTTTTTCCCAAGATTTGGAAGGTTTCAGAGAATAACAGACAGAGAAAAAGAGATTGCTCTTTGTTGGATGAAGCTTTTAGGAATAGATAAAATAGCAAATAAACAATTTAACTCCCTTTCAGGAGGACAACAAAGAAAAGTTCTTATAGCGAGAGCTCTTGTTAATAATCCCCACTACATATTTTTGGATGAACCAACGACAGGAGTTGATTTAAAAAGCAGTAAAAGAATTCTTAAACTTATAGATGATCTTCATAAGAAAAACGGATTTGGAATATGTATGGTTACACATGATTTAAATTTTGTCTGGGATTATATAGAAAAAGTAATCCTTATTGGTTATAACAAGTACTTCATAGGAAATAAAGAGGATATTTTAAATGAAGATCTTCTTTCAGAAATTTACGAAATAGATGTAAGAATTGCTGAAACAAAATATGGTCCTATTTTTTTAGTAGGC
- a CDS encoding thioredoxin fold domain-containing protein — MRLLTAFLALSFFCSCSAVQEKELKSEKKEIQKEEATIKAILKPLAAKGIEVKEVKELKDSPVEGLRTFEVTLIDKKNSRVIKKYLWLSKDNRYLVLDLFELKQEGKNVVLSQVKPKESVIPLKQDLSWLKKIEEELNKENIPHILGNGKNKIYVVWDVYCPFCFNHFKKVAGEKLKELDLQIHLIPLPVHGEKSIKGFVYFTQMARKEGMKEAMTDMFSKGEGNFLKFDNVFSKEVNEKYSKIPKKEREELEKFYKKLQKELLSYNIHATPTIIYIPPTEKDKGYVFVGFKPFEEVLKMK, encoded by the coding sequence ATGAGACTTCTTACAGCTTTTCTTGCTTTGTCTTTTTTCTGTTCGTGTTCTGCTGTTCAGGAAAAAGAGTTAAAAAGCGAAAAAAAAGAAATACAGAAAGAAGAAGCAACTATTAAAGCAATTTTAAAACCTCTTGCTGCTAAAGGAATAGAAGTAAAGGAAGTAAAAGAATTAAAAGATTCTCCAGTTGAAGGTCTAAGAACTTTCGAAGTTACGTTGATTGATAAAAAAAATAGCAGAGTAATTAAAAAATACTTATGGCTATCAAAAGATAATAGATATCTTGTTCTTGATCTATTTGAATTAAAACAGGAAGGAAAAAATGTCGTTTTAAGTCAAGTTAAACCTAAAGAAAGTGTAATCCCGTTAAAGCAAGATCTTTCCTGGCTTAAGAAGATAGAAGAAGAACTAAATAAAGAAAATATTCCTCATATTTTAGGAAATGGAAAGAATAAGATTTATGTAGTTTGGGACGTTTATTGTCCTTTCTGTTTTAACCACTTTAAGAAGGTAGCTGGAGAAAAACTAAAGGAGCTTGATCTTCAGATTCATTTAATTCCTCTTCCTGTTCATGGAGAAAAGTCTATAAAAGGTTTTGTTTACTTTACCCAAATGGCTAGGAAAGAGGGAATGAAAGAGGCTATGACTGATATGTTTTCTAAGGGAGAGGGAAACTTTTTAAAATTTGATAATGTTTTTTCTAAAGAAGTAAATGAGAAATACAGCAAGATTCCTAAGAAAGAAAGAGAAGAACTTGAAAAGTTTTATAAAAAACTTCAAAAAGAACTTCTTTCTTACAATATTCATGCGACTCCAACTATTATCTACATTCCACCTACAGAAAAAGATAAAGGTTATGTTTTTGTAGGTTTTAAACCATTTGAAGAAGTTCTAAAGATGAAGTGA